The genome window TACTGTGTGTTTAACAAAGAAATTACAAATGAGTTCCCACGTTTTAGTTAACAAATAGAGTACTCGGATGGGTAAGTAGACAACTATACAGGGCCATTGtgaaaatataagataatacaCAGTCAAGAATAAACCTTACGACCTAGGAATAAAAGCCATGTAAATAAAGTTAGTAATcagtatattttattcaaaataaaaatatatcacaaaataaaataatgagctTCCCGTTTGATATCAAAAAGGATTCTACCAGTTGGTTATAATCTTGTCTACTTGTCAGTATTTCAAGCTGCATCTTGAAGACGACGCTATGTCTTGGAGTCTGCAATATGGACAAATTGCTATATTCACTCTCTTTTCGGAATCACAATATTGTTTTTGCAAATATGTGAAAACTCACACTAAGTTAGAAAGGAGATAATTAAGTTAGTACTACGAAATTGCTAGATACTTCTGAGCCTTGGGTTAAGTAAGTAGACCGTTCTAACGCAGACGGTAGAAACGTATTTATTGAATCCCTATTCTGAAACCTCTTTCGGTTTGCAAACTTTCTGTTTTAGTTGCTAAACTAAAACAGAAAGTTTGAaaataacgcgacgtaatttcggcatggtgtgtcatcggacattgcaggcgtaaatcatgcggaacttcggccgcattttttcggcctagtgtgtttagacacttccTATCATTAATTTAAAGGCAATTTTAGTAAGATGCCAATTTTCTACCAATGCTGTATTGATCTCTTAAGTCATAATGGATATGACCAGAAATCGAAAACCTTTTTCACGTCCATTGCGAAATTGTCTGCATGACAACTTTAGAATTCACACCTTCCATCTAacgcagtgtttttcaaccttttctATGATGTGACATGATATGAATAAATATTTCGCGACCCCCTCGCGTCGCCCGTCCCTCTGCTAATTGCTATAGGTACTTATGTTTATGAATAAATACCTAGATAccttagatattatttattcgaTCGCGAAATcatcatttttttaatctttatcgttttttttactaaaatatttctCTCGAACTCTGGCTTCGACACAGATTCGcaacccacaggttgaaaaacactgatctagggacataatattaaataaagttagcTTACTTGGAGATTACGCGGCAAAGTGGTGCGGCGAGTGATTGCTCGTCGCTTGACGCACGGCGCTGTCTATATTGTTGGCGGCACCGAGCAGCAGTGCGCACAGGCTGCATGATGATGCCGAGGATGCTGCAAAACCATCATCAATCATCACCATTATCATCATCAATTAAACCACTATCAACGACATCTTGGTAGGACTTAGTAAGACCGATGCCGCGGATGCTgcaaaatcatcatcatcatcataaattACCTAAGCCACTATCAACGCCGAAATCATAGTAGTCTTGATTTGGTAAGACTTGGTTCAATGAGTCAATAAAGCCTTCTGTTCCAGCCCACTTTTAAGGACTTAGGACGTAAATAAATGTTAGGTAGGTACTAGATTGAGAactttaacacctccatcgtgggtttcgccgacacaatagatttttcaattattgttatgcggcagccggctggcgcttggggattgatgggttaacaaCGGATTAATCAGCGACGTACCTTTGGGTAGGTAATTATGGTATCCCGTAGAGGTAGATACCAATAGACAGATACTCATCAAAAACAGATCATAGATGGCATAGGACAAGTAGGTACTGGTAAGTAGTTAGTTAGATATTAGGACGGAGTCTCAAATATAATGTTAGCTATTGCGTTGTAGCTTGCAATTAAGTAAAGGACAGAACTACcgtaatataaaactttttagtACAGTTACCTGGATCGCAGTGCGAACATTCGACTGGGCGTGGTGTTTGCTTCTCGTGTTCTCTCGTCACATGCACCTTGACATTGTTCCGGACTAGGTATGGCTTCATTTCATCAAACCAGACATCGCATAGCTGAAATCATAAAAATTgtactaccataatattaataagttataaCCAACGCCAGTCGTAATTACGAAGTACCAAAATAAAAAGATACCAAAGTAATATAGTCGTAAGATCAAAAATAATATGAGTTTGTAGACACCTACCTAATTGATAAGACAGAGTCGAGAAAATCAAATCAGCTTGCATAATTTCAAGGTTTAAGAGTCACGCTAAGGATTATTAATATAGGGGCCGAATACCTAACAGACATGGACGTAGGAATAAACTAGGTCCATGGCTATTGCCATGGACCCAGTGCCGTAattagggcggtgccaccggtgcccaggcacagggcgtagactcttgGGGCCGCAATAATGGCCTATACGTAGCATTGCTCgggtacctataatatctaaaaaagaaaCAGGGGCGCAGTTATAGAATCTCGCACacggcacagggcgcaaaaaagcctatttacggcactgcatgGACCTACTTTATTCCTACTACTTATTGATGCTAAGGAGTTGAAAGTCCTACTTACCGTAACTAATGCTTTGTCCAAGTCGTTTTGAACGTCTTTTGGTATGCTACTCATTTTGTGGCTGTTATTATTCTTAACTTTTCCATTTATACCATTGTAGGACGAGTTACTATGATGGCCATTGGTCTGTCCATTGCATGCTTTACTCCTTTTCGACGATTGAGGCATTTTGTGTACTTAAAATGTGCCAAAATAATCTAAAAGCTAGTGAATCTCAATtctcgaataaaaatatttcaaacgcGTAACTCAAGTAGGTAAATAcgtcaaatttattttttgtaaaatttaatagATAGCAAAAGTAAATATAGCTGCAGGATCAGTGAATTTATACttgcaaataatttttaatttcaagagCATCTAATTTTTATACCCAGTGAAAATACAAACGCAGAGGCGACGTAAGGCCCCTTTTTGGAATTTACGAGTTCTGATACGGTACTCAATATGAGTAACAAAACTTTTGGTACTCATATTTTtatccatcgatcgtggaataacgagacacaatagcttatctattgttatcgcggccggatgcggccgcttagggcttcatgaattaagtaACTATTTCTCTCATTAAAATCCGTCGCCTTGTGTTATCAATCCTTCTGTTATCCTCGCATCAAATCCTTGTGTTATCCTcgcaaaacataatatatcttcCAGACATCAAATTTtggtcttgccccgccactgatTAAACATAAAGAAACACAGCAAAATGTTGGTAAGTGACTATATATAAGTAAAACTTCTAGGCAAACGTCGATGTTTAGGTACAATTTTTCAAAGTAGGTAGTTTTGAAAAACAAATCAAAAGCGCGATCCGTGAAGCAAAGACATGCAAAGAGGGCTACCGGTAGAAAAATAACGAAGCATTATCAATTTTAAATTAGGAACTGCAAAGAAAAGTACACAAGAAGCAATGATATTATCAAAGTGGAAAGATTTAGTGAACGAATGCGCTACACTTCTGAGTAAGATAACTTCCAATATCAGCGTCATGTTCGGCCAGTCGGGAGGCGTTAACGAGGTGCTGCTGTATGGAGCCGGAGACGAGGAACAAAGAAGGCAAGCGGGCTTGAACAACCTTCTGTGCATCTACTACACTATGATCCTCGCCAACAAATCCATAGATGTCTGCTTACCGATACTACGAAGCGAAACTATATTCAGGTGTCTCATAAATGCTCGCCAAAAAAGCGACGTAAAAATACGACTGATATTGTACGACGATTGCAAGAAGAAATATACGGATGTGCTGAAGAAACATGGAGTCGAAATTAAAGTTGTAAAGTCCACGGTGAAATTGGAACATCAGTTCATACTCATCGACGTCACAGACCGCGAAGCCGTAGCGATTATAGGATCTTTGGATTACGACGTCAACCACGTTAATCTCAACACAGACAATACGCTGCTAATCTCGGATACTAACGCAGTCGCTCCTCTAAAACGCGAATTCGAGAGAATCTGGAACAAATCTGACCTGGTaaacgttaaaaatatataaatgtgaatgttcaaataaaagtattggtttctaataaaaatagtgttttattccGTTCCTCTTTTAAGACATAATAAAGCGAATTATACATATACAAAGATTTAAGGTACCCTACACGAGGTATTTTGTACTCCAGTGCCACCGAATCTTACAAATTCAAATCAGTGATATACTATCACAGATCCACTTATtgacaacaatttaaaaatgatttcactcgttaatacatattttactaATTGGTGTACAGCTTGCTAATGCAAACGAAATAATCGgaagtttcaaatatttaaattatctttGGGAAATTCTAAATGACTggaatactaaaaaaaaagatttacattctaattacaaatatttacaaaaggGCACAATGGCATATTTACAATTGGTTTACTTACAACTACCTAAATGGTTTTGTATGATTCGAGTACTGttattatgacaataataacaacataataatgttattgatAGTTGGAGACATATTATTACAACATATTTGGCTTGGCGAAGATTAGAAAATATGCTCTTTTTCTGTatacttcattttttttttaaagcatTCAATGAACATTTAACACAAAACTcagtaaaaaagaaaaatgtgtAGTGGGAAGTCAATTAATAAAGTAATACATTTGCGATTTTCTCGCAattattagaaaaatttaaatttatattcaaTGCATATTCCCTTACTTCAATCAATctattaattttacataattacaaacattatattttgatcaaaattcataattattataaatgaaataGCTACTCACTGTAACTttcagacataatataataaaattattattgtcacaAAACTATTTACTATCAAATCCTGAAAGTATAGGTCCATGATTTCTTAATGCTattcaaaaatacataattataagcaTTGTTGAAATTGATAAAGAGTGATACTGAATTCATAGATCTAAGAATAGGTAAAACGTGCGATGTTTATATTTCacttaataaattaaagtaaaggTACGCGCACACAACAAAATCGTCCCTATCGTCCAAATCAATGacgattattattatcgtcCTAAGTGCTTGTAAATTTTGTGAAGCTGAATGCTAACGATGCAAGGATTAGACGGCAGAGACGATTTTGTCGCCCATACTCGCTGGCTCCAAGACTTTGACACATTAAAAAGGCTAGCAGTAAAGTTTGGCCTTAAACTTAGCATTATCATTGatttcttagggtgggttgcaccaacttactttaactataactgtaactttaactataactttaactacaatgcaaaatgtcaaatctttggttatagtcaaaaatggacgccatatttaaccataaccacagagctcgacaaggctttaaatgcacgtggcgaaaaaaggaactaacgctgtcatcatataaaaacgccatttttgacagttctcctttaccagcagcgcccccgcccacgttcctTGTCGAACcggcaacgtcttctgtcaaattctgtggtcaaagttaaagtaaccataactttaaccacacctctggtgcaagttgcaacttgcaacccacccttaaatgACATTAATGATAAAACAGACATTAGCGAATTCAAATAATCATTTGACATGATTATGCATCTGAATTCTGAACATACTGTGACAATATTATGAAACATAGCTTACACTGAGCAAATCCTGTACATTATAATGATAGTAAAAAACTAttgatcaatttattttttatattagctAAATTTATTTATCACTATGTATCACTTTATATTGTggtatttaaacattttatatggAAATAATTGTGGCAAGTGTAGAACTAAAAGTGTTTTCACATTTTGTGATACAATATTGCTTATCAGGActagtaaaattaattttacgtCATCAGCTTATTAATTGTTCTGCTATTTATTCTGCTACTGATATTGTGCAGATTATTATCAAaagagatatattatattaccatTGACATGCTTgtcattttttattcttttttatcATATCACATAATGTGAAATCACACAATTCCAAAATATTGCATATCGTTCAGTCCAAGTCGGAGCACTAATCACTTCCGAGTGACAGTTGTTGTCATACATCTAACTCAATATCACTATTTACATCCTGTGTGCCACCCGATTGAGGAGATTCCAGGTCTGGATCCAGGTAATCTCTTGGAGAGCATGTGTAATCATCTTGAGGAGAACTGAGATCTTCATCCGGCGATACACCTAAATCCTCATCCATCATGATAGTTGCAGGTAGAGATGGTGATACATCTTGTAATTGACTTGTGTACACTGAAAAAtacaagtaaaataattattaccaaAATTACTGTCACCATCCAAAATGATAAAAGCCAAACCATCTGATTATGACAAAGTCGATAGCAGAttttaagaagaaaaaaaactgTCAGTATCCCGAAGTCTTAAAGGAAAGCTGTGGAACAGAAATTTAACGCACCAGTAAGATTGACAAACCCCTTTACTTATAAAGATACCTACACAGCATATATAACTATTCGAGGTCCGCTGTTTCTGTCTGTCATGTGAGTTCTGCTCATATGCTCATAATATGCTCATAAAAGGCAGACCCTAAATTGCCACATAATAAAAGACAGACCCACTACAGTTTTTACAGTGTACATGTTTTCATATGTAATGGGGatagagttttatatattagcttatcattgaaaaatattatacaagacAAAAAGTTTAACATTACAACTAGCAAccaattaatattgtttttattttaccttttaTATTCGATTTCAGATCAGATGAGAAACTAAGAGATTCTTCCATTGCTTCCATTGTGAGAGTGTCTGTATCCAGACTGTCCAACGACCCAGAGCATGAGGGAGACGTCTCCGGATTGGTATTTAACGTTAACTGTATTGAATCCAGCTGAGGTATGTGAGGTCtcacctaaaataaataaataaattgaaaatattcatttttttttttatgaaataaggaggcaaacgagcaaacgggtcacctgatggaaagcaacttccgtcgcccatggacactcacagcatcagaagagctgcaggtgcgttgccggccttttaaaagggaatagggtaaagggtagggatgggatgggaagggaagggaataggggagggtagggtataGGGTAGGATAGGATATTGGGCCTCCAGttaactcacttactcggcgaaacacagcgcaagcgctgtttcacgccggttttctgtgagaacgtggtatttctccggtctagccggcccattcgtgccgaagcatggctctcccatgtatgtTTTTCTACATTTAGCACTATTATTTCGTCATTTCATctaaatagtttattaaattaacaCAATAAAGTATCATTTATAAACATTCTCCCAAAAAATTATTCCAAAATTGATACCAATAATACATAGTGAGAATACTACTAATAtgtttattgtaaatgttttatgAACTTGCAGTTCAAAACAATATTGAATACCAGGAAAATGAAgtcatagtaataattaaatttgattaacacacatttttttactgttaacaaaaaatataaattgaagtttttCCGCTAGTAAAGAATATATTTAAACCCTACCTTCAAACCATCAGCTCTATGAGGATTCCTGCAGCCTTTACATTTACATTCCGTACAGGGTTTACTGTCGACATAGCATGGGCACCTCTGTCCACAACATGTCAGTTTCCCAGGAGTGGCTGTAGCGTTGCCACAGCGACAACCTTTTCTCTTACTGCTGGTCGAATTTCTTGAACGATTTGATGGCTTCTTAAACCCTAATTGATTACTCTAAAACCagaatttatgttataaaacagtaaaaaaataataagttgaCTAATGGAAACAAAACATACTTTTGCTTTGCTCTCTTTAGGTGTCTCTGTGTGTGATGAGTCAGTCTCATCCAAAGCTTTCCTTTTGatagttattttatttccaGATCCAGCATACATCACTGAATATAAAGGACAACCATTTGATACAGATCTCGAGTTTGGTGAATCTTTATTGGACTGTCTTGGTTCTGAACTTGTTGAGTTTGTTGCGACTTGGGTCTGCGTAGATGTTGTATTTGTATATACACAAGGTAAAATACTATAGGCGGAC of Aricia agestis chromosome 9, ilAriAges1.1, whole genome shotgun sequence contains these proteins:
- the LOC121730376 gene encoding uncharacterized protein LOC121730376, with protein sequence MPQSSKRSKACNGQTNGHHSNSSYNGINGKVKNNNSHKMSSIPKDVQNDLDKALVTLCDVWFDEMKPYLVRNNVKVHVTREHEKQTPRPVECSHCDPASSASSCSLCALLLGAANNIDSAVRQATSNHSPHHFAA
- the LOC121730587 gene encoding uncharacterized protein LOC121730587 → MILSKWKDLVNECATLLSKITSNISVMFGQSGGVNEVLLYGAGDEEQRRQAGLNNLLCIYYTMILANKSIDVCLPILRSETIFRCLINARQKSDVKIRLILYDDCKKKYTDVLKKHGVEIKVVKSTVKLEHQFILIDVTDREAVAIIGSLDYDVNHVNLNTDNTLLISDTNAVAPLKREFERIWNKSDLVNVKNI
- the LOC121730586 gene encoding E3 ubiquitin-protein ligase MSL2, producing MKMNATSLYVSTCRLIVLADPTDKSSWTDLFRLVPYLRQSLSCTVCGNLLKEPYTPTNSGCQHHVCKNCKGGRKKLKPSCSWCKDYDNYNENLQLRILLQCYKKLCEYFMGTDIYKSLLEEDEIAAGLNGGTVASSGLIDLIQEGAGFSDDYKSNAGLSKSAYSILPCVYTNTTSTQTQVATNSTSSEPRQSNKDSPNSRSVSNGCPLYSVMYAGSGNKITIKRKALDETDSSHTETPKESKAKSNQLGFKKPSNRSRNSTSSKRKGCRCGNATATPGKLTCCGQRCPCYVDSKPCTECKCKGCRNPHRADGLKVRPHIPQLDSIQLTLNTNPETSPSCSGSLDSLDTDTLTMEAMEESLSFSSDLKSNIKVYTSQLQDVSPSLPATIMMDEDLGVSPDEDLSSPQDDYTCSPRDYLDPDLESPQSGGTQDVNSDIELDV